TCATCGGCGTATCGCGCAAGGCGCCCACGGACCTGACGGTGGCGCCGTCCTGCGCGCTGCGCTGGATCGAGGCGGACCTGTCCGACCCCGAGGCCGCCGCCGCGCGCATCGCCGACCAGGCGCCGGCCGAACTGGACGCCATTCTCTACAACGTCGGCGTGTGGGAAGACAAGGCTTTCACCGACGATTACGACTTCCTGGCCGATTCGCCGCAACAGATCGCGCGGCTGCTGGACATCAACATCACCGGCACGATCCTGCTGTTGCAACGGCTGATCCCGCGCCTGCTGGGTCGCGCCAAGCCGCAGCTGGTGCTGACCGGTTCGACCTCCGGATTGCCGCGCAGCGGCCGGCCCG
The Achromobacter sp. AONIH1 DNA segment above includes these coding regions:
- a CDS encoding SDR family oxidoreductase; this encodes MRILIVGASKGLGRALAEGLGQDAEMIIGVSRKAPTDLTVAPSCALRWIEADLSDPEAAAARIADQAPAELDAILYNVGVWEDKAFTDDYDFLADSPQQIARLLDINITGTILLLQRLIPRLLGRAKPQLVLTGSTSGLPRSGRPEVAFGASKAALSGIADALRERFRAQRLAVTCLQLGYLNTEDGLAVARDDASRRGEGTLAPVHDVVAMVRALLSLSDAAFVRELVLPAILDERF